From Montipora foliosa isolate CH-2021 chromosome 6, ASM3666993v2, whole genome shotgun sequence, a single genomic window includes:
- the LOC138007239 gene encoding transmembrane protein 230-like, protein MPTTMIRSKVKYKKISNDDGYIDAQFIKPPPKIPWKAIFLAIFLFSVGTVLLIVGSLLFTGYFDVKYADRTYPLLILGSLMFIPGFYHVRIAYYAWKGYRGYSFEDIPNFD, encoded by the exons ATGCCAACAACAATGATTAGAAGTAAAGTGAAATATAAAAAGATTTCAAATGACGATGGATACATCGACGCTCAG tttatcaAACCACCCCCAAAGATACCATGGAAAGCCATATTTTTGGCAATATTCCTATTCTCTGTTGGAACAGTGTTACTTATTGTTGGATCCTTGCTCTTCACTGGATATTTTGATGTTAAG TATGCAGATCGTACATATCCATTGTTGATTCTGGGTTCGCTTATGTTCATCCCAGGATTTTATCATGTCAGAATAGCCTATTATGCTTGGAAGGGCTACAGAGGATATTCATTTGAAGACATACCTAACTTTGATTGA